The following are encoded in a window of Candidatus Dependentiae bacterium genomic DNA:
- a CDS encoding ankyrin repeat domain-containing protein, whose amino-acid sequence LLLKAGADINVQDEYDETPFNLAIRRKNGEMVKALLEANPDLVIKDDTGLINGLLY is encoded by the coding sequence TTGCTGCTTAAGGCTGGTGCTGACATTAACGTTCAAGATGAGTACGATGAAACTCCCTTCAATTTAGCAATACGTCGTAAAAATGGTGAAATGGTTAAAGCCTTATTAGAAGCAAACCCAGACCTTGTTATTAAAGATGATACGGGTCTAATTAACGGCTTACTCTATTAG
- a CDS encoding helix-turn-helix domain-containing protein produces the protein MEILQKVFTYKLDPSRSTQQLFIQCAGSTRYIYNYGLALLKHALETEKKLLSYKDIANKLPGLKKQ, from the coding sequence ATGGAAATACTACAAAAAGTCTTCACTTATAAGCTTGATCCTTCACGTTCTACGCAGCAACTCTTTATCCAATGTGCTGGCTCTACTCGTTATATCTATAATTATGGATTAGCGCTACTTAAGCATGCTCTTGAGACAGAAAAAAAGCTGTTAAGCTATAAAGATATAGCAAATAAGTTACCAGGTCTTAAAAAACAGTAA